The Deinococcus budaensis genome includes a window with the following:
- a CDS encoding 2-hydroxy-3-oxopropionate reductase: MTNGKARIGFIGLGIMGLPMARNLMKAGYTLTVNNRGPEPEQALAAEGARVARTAREVASESDIVITMLPDSPQVEEVVLGENGVAEGLGPGGLYIDMSSVAPSTARKVAEALKAKGADSLDAPVSGGQVGAEQATLSIMVGGSEEGFARARPVFEAVGKNIVHIGGPGAGQVTKICNQIVVALTIQAVAEAMTLARKSGVDAARVREALLGGFAQSRILDLHGQRILDGNFQPGFRVSLHRKDLRLALEAGREQAAPLFATANAAELMNSMIAQGMGDLDHSGLAKLYAQLAGLD; the protein is encoded by the coding sequence ATGACGAACGGCAAGGCACGCATCGGCTTCATCGGCCTGGGGATCATGGGCCTCCCGATGGCCCGCAACCTGATGAAGGCGGGCTACACCCTGACGGTCAACAACCGCGGCCCCGAGCCGGAACAGGCCCTCGCCGCCGAGGGTGCCCGGGTCGCCCGCACCGCCCGCGAGGTCGCTTCAGAGAGCGACATCGTGATCACCATGCTGCCCGACAGCCCCCAGGTGGAGGAGGTCGTGCTGGGCGAGAACGGCGTGGCGGAAGGGCTGGGGCCAGGCGGCCTCTACATCGACATGAGCAGCGTCGCGCCCAGCACCGCCCGCAAGGTCGCGGAGGCGCTGAAGGCGAAGGGGGCCGATTCCCTCGACGCGCCCGTGTCCGGCGGACAGGTCGGCGCCGAGCAGGCCACGCTGAGCATCATGGTGGGCGGCAGCGAGGAGGGCTTCGCGCGCGCCCGCCCGGTGTTTGAGGCGGTCGGCAAGAACATCGTCCACATCGGCGGCCCCGGTGCCGGGCAGGTCACCAAAATCTGCAACCAGATCGTCGTCGCGCTGACTATCCAGGCGGTCGCGGAGGCGATGACCCTGGCGCGCAAGAGCGGCGTGGACGCGGCGCGGGTGCGGGAGGCGCTGCTGGGCGGCTTCGCCCAGAGCCGCATCCTCGACCTGCACGGGCAGCGGATTCTGGACGGGAACTTCCAGCCGGGCTTCCGCGTGAGCCTCCACCGCAAGGACCTGCGCCTCGCCCTGGAGGCGGGCCGCGAGCAGGCCGCGCCGCTTTTCGCCACCGCGAACGCCGCCGAGCTGATGAACAGCATGATCGCGCAGGGGATGGGCGACCTCGACCACTCGGGCCTGGCCAAGCTGTACGCCCAACTCGCCGGACTGGACTGA
- a CDS encoding MFS transporter, which produces MSEKHRPDTDTSALARRGLPTFLLLLGVVLVAVNLRPSLAGFGPLLGQIQADLHVSAATVSLLTTIPLLCWGLLAPLAPLLTRRWSSETVVLLSTALIAVGALLRVGPSLRWILLGTGLVGAGIALNNVLLPSLVRRDFPQQIGLMTGVYTLAVVGGATLASGLAVPLRTALGGAWRASLGVWAGLAVLGVLAWLPLLSGRHLRRGPVTTGGPSVWRNPHAWPVTLFMGFQALVFFTWLTWLPRVLQDQGLTPAAAGGLLALGNLVQLPFTVLVPVLAARLPNPRALVVGVSLLVAAGLLGLLLFPGTPPLPWILLLGAGCGSTFPLALVFIALRAAHPAQVPRLSALAQGVGYLLAAGGPFIFGALHDRTSGWTAPLWFLVVCTGLVLLTGIWVTSAKPSGRL; this is translated from the coding sequence GTGTCCGAAAAGCACCGACCCGACACCGACACGTCCGCCCTGGCCCGCAGGGGACTGCCGACGTTCCTCCTGCTCCTGGGGGTGGTGCTGGTCGCCGTCAATCTGCGCCCGAGCCTCGCGGGGTTCGGGCCGCTGCTGGGCCAGATTCAGGCAGACCTGCACGTGAGTGCCGCCACGGTGAGCCTGCTCACCACCATTCCCCTGCTGTGCTGGGGACTGCTCGCCCCGCTGGCCCCGCTGCTGACGCGGCGCTGGAGCAGCGAGACGGTGGTCTTGCTGAGCACCGCGCTGATTGCGGTGGGCGCCCTGCTGCGGGTCGGGCCGAGCCTGAGGTGGATTCTGCTCGGGACGGGCCTGGTGGGGGCGGGCATCGCGCTGAACAACGTGCTCCTGCCCAGTCTGGTCCGGCGTGATTTTCCCCAGCAGATCGGCCTGATGACCGGGGTGTATACCCTGGCGGTGGTCGGCGGGGCGACCCTGGCCTCCGGCCTGGCGGTGCCGCTCCGCACGGCTCTGGGCGGCGCGTGGCGCGCCTCGCTGGGGGTCTGGGCGGGCCTGGCCGTCCTCGGGGTGCTGGCCTGGCTGCCGCTGCTGTCCGGGCGGCACCTGCGCCGGGGGCCGGTGACGACGGGGGGGCCGTCCGTCTGGCGCAACCCCCACGCGTGGCCCGTCACGCTCTTTATGGGTTTTCAGGCGCTGGTGTTCTTCACCTGGCTGACCTGGCTGCCCAGAGTGCTTCAGGACCAGGGCTTGACCCCAGCGGCCGCCGGGGGGCTGCTCGCCCTGGGGAACCTGGTGCAGCTCCCGTTCACGGTGCTGGTGCCGGTCCTGGCCGCGCGGCTTCCCAACCCCCGGGCGCTGGTGGTGGGCGTGTCCCTGCTCGTCGCGGCGGGGCTGCTGGGGTTGCTGCTGTTCCCCGGCACGCCGCCCCTGCCCTGGATTTTGCTGCTGGGCGCGGGCTGCGGCAGCACCTTTCCGCTGGCGCTCGTGTTCATCGCCCTGCGCGCCGCCCACCCGGCGCAGGTGCCCAGGCTCTCGGCCCTCGCCCAGGGGGTGGGCTACCTGCTGGCGGCGGGCGGCCCCTTCATCTTCGGTGCCCTGCACGACCGGACCTCGGGCTGGACGGCGCCCCTCTGGTTCCTGGTCGTCTGCACCGGGCTGGTGCTCCTGACCGGAATCTGGGTCACGTCGGCCAAACCGTCAGGGAGGCTTTGA
- a CDS encoding malate synthase A produces the protein MTSTDTAVHRTLQGLFAQRWRGLRSPSPWTPGFDPRGAAIRQAEWRVASPPDELRARMVEQLVEASDAGALEQALTAGPDALVFDFDDTFSPTAANVRSGHANLGRLRGLTRPLVMLRPRPLYMEDEDGGSATLGDLAAFVEALPERESLYVYIPKLEFPHEAEFWNDLLAETERQTGRAPNSLRVCLQIETLPGAFYADELLYALRDRAFGLNAGRWDYVVSAVKWLGEDRRFCLPERGELHMGQPSMRAYEQHLARVCARRGAQAIGGTAALAPDPQDPEPALAVVRADKEREASQGYVAAWAGLPGLIPTVRGVFQSAPPAPPLPFKSEDEIAAELLDFPRAQRVPLSAVREAVSVAVTYFRAWLAGQGVIVRGGRVEDTATAELARAQLWQWVHHRLPLDTGEALTPERFEALLAEESDPGEAAARLLRALVLAQTCPPFFPATARTLAEVLPT, from the coding sequence GTGACCTCAACCGACACTGCCGTTCACCGCACCCTCCAGGGCCTTTTCGCCCAGCGTTGGCGGGGGTTGCGCTCCCCCTCTCCCTGGACGCCGGGCTTCGATCCGCGCGGCGCGGCCATCCGGCAGGCCGAGTGGCGGGTCGCCTCCCCTCCAGACGAGCTGCGCGCCCGAATGGTGGAGCAACTGGTGGAGGCGAGCGACGCGGGCGCACTCGAGCAGGCGCTGACTGCCGGACCCGACGCGCTGGTTTTCGACTTCGACGACACCTTTTCACCGACCGCCGCCAACGTCCGCAGCGGTCACGCCAACCTGGGGCGGCTGCGGGGCCTGACCCGCCCCCTGGTGATGTTGCGCCCCCGCCCGCTGTACATGGAAGACGAGGACGGGGGGAGCGCGACCCTGGGCGACCTCGCCGCGTTCGTGGAGGCGTTGCCGGAACGCGAGTCGCTCTACGTGTACATTCCCAAGCTGGAGTTTCCCCATGAGGCCGAGTTCTGGAACGACCTGCTGGCGGAAACCGAGCGGCAGACCGGGCGGGCGCCGAACAGCCTGCGGGTCTGCCTTCAGATCGAGACGCTGCCCGGGGCCTTTTACGCGGACGAGCTGCTGTACGCGCTGCGGGACCGGGCCTTTGGGCTGAATGCCGGGCGCTGGGACTACGTGGTGAGCGCCGTCAAGTGGCTGGGGGAAGACCGCCGCTTTTGCCTCCCCGAGCGGGGCGAGCTGCACATGGGGCAGCCCTCCATGCGCGCCTACGAGCAGCACCTGGCCCGCGTGTGCGCCCGGCGCGGCGCTCAGGCCATCGGGGGGACGGCGGCCCTGGCCCCCGACCCGCAGGACCCCGAACCCGCCCTGGCCGTGGTGCGCGCCGACAAGGAACGCGAGGCGTCGCAGGGTTACGTCGCCGCCTGGGCCGGGCTGCCGGGCCTGATTCCCACCGTCCGGGGCGTGTTCCAGTCCGCCCCTCCGGCCCCGCCGCTCCCCTTCAAATCCGAGGACGAGATCGCGGCGGAGCTGCTGGATTTTCCCCGCGCCCAGAGGGTGCCGCTCTCCGCCGTGCGCGAGGCCGTCTCCGTGGCCGTGACGTACTTCCGCGCCTGGTTGGCTGGGCAGGGCGTCATCGTGCGGGGGGGGCGGGTGGAGGACACCGCGACCGCCGAACTCGCCCGCGCGCAATTGTGGCAGTGGGTGCATCACCGCCTGCCGCTGGACACCGGGGAGGCGCTGACCCCGGAACGCTTCGAGGCGCTGCTGGCCGAGGAGAGCGACCCGGGAGAGGCCGCGGCCCGGTTGCTGCGCGCGCTGGTCCTGGCGCAGACCTGCCCGCCCTTCTTCCCCGCGACCGCCCGCACCCTGGCCGAGGTCCTTCCCACATGA
- a CDS encoding IclR family transcriptional regulator, translating to MTTTTKQKPGRTRSGETGSVRTLERGLSVLLALKDLRRAPLSVLARHVGLSASTTYRLLETLRQQGFVEWEEQSGVYSVGLRAYQVGLAFTERSNLIQSAHPEMEALVRDLNETVNLAVLYGAEAVYVHQVEGRQLMRMFARLGDSSPLHASGVGKVLLAWRPEADVRQKLGDGPYPAYTPRSISTYAALLGELEQVREQGYSVDDEERELGVRCVAVPVRDHTRQVVASLSVSAPTSRFTKDQIAGVAGRMNQAAVQVSTRLGWG from the coding sequence ATGACCACGACCACCAAACAAAAACCCGGCCGCACCCGCAGTGGCGAGACGGGCAGCGTCCGCACCCTGGAGCGCGGCCTGAGCGTGCTGCTGGCCCTCAAGGACCTGCGCCGCGCGCCGCTGAGTGTGCTCGCCCGGCATGTGGGTCTCTCGGCCAGCACGACCTACCGCCTGCTCGAAACCCTGCGCCAGCAGGGCTTTGTCGAGTGGGAGGAGCAGAGCGGGGTCTACAGCGTGGGGCTGCGGGCCTATCAGGTGGGCCTCGCCTTCACCGAGCGCAGCAACCTGATTCAGTCTGCCCACCCCGAGATGGAGGCCCTGGTCCGGGACCTCAACGAGACGGTGAACCTCGCCGTGCTGTACGGCGCCGAGGCGGTGTACGTGCATCAGGTGGAGGGCCGCCAGCTGATGCGGATGTTCGCGCGCCTGGGCGACAGCTCCCCGCTGCATGCCTCCGGGGTGGGCAAGGTGCTGCTCGCGTGGCGGCCCGAAGCCGACGTGCGGCAGAAGCTGGGCGACGGCCCCTATCCGGCCTACACGCCCCGGTCCATCTCCACCTACGCGGCGCTGCTGGGGGAACTGGAGCAGGTGCGTGAGCAGGGCTACAGCGTGGACGACGAGGAACGCGAACTGGGCGTGCGCTGCGTCGCCGTGCCCGTCCGTGACCACACCCGGCAGGTGGTGGCTTCCCTCAGCGTGTCCGCCCCCACCTCGCGGTTCACCAAAGACCAGATCGCGGGGGTCGCCGGGCGGATGAACCAGGCCGCCGTCCAGGTGTCCACCCGACTGGGCTGGGGCTGA
- the hyi gene encoding hydroxypyruvate isomerase, with protein MTRFAANLTMLFQELPFLDRFGAARQAGFDAVEYMFPYPHSPGELREQLQRHGLTQVLFNLPAGDWAAGERGIAVLPERQEEFRDGVAQALTYVEALRGAQPPLVNCLVGKLPQDADPQEARGTLVENMRHAASALAGVGVTLLIEPINPHDIPGFFLRTPDQAAGLIAEVGAANLRIQYDLYHQQRTEGQLLDTFRRLQGQIAHVQLADVPGRHQPGTGEINYPFVLAALDRAGYGGYVGLEYIPEGDTVGSLAWMNTLREGVTA; from the coding sequence ATGACCCGATTCGCCGCCAACCTCACCATGCTGTTTCAGGAGCTGCCCTTCCTGGACCGCTTCGGCGCCGCCCGGCAGGCGGGCTTCGACGCCGTGGAGTACATGTTCCCCTACCCCCACTCGCCCGGGGAACTGCGGGAGCAGCTCCAGCGGCACGGGCTGACCCAGGTGCTGTTTAACCTGCCCGCCGGGGACTGGGCGGCGGGAGAGCGCGGGATCGCCGTGCTGCCCGAGAGGCAGGAGGAGTTCCGCGACGGCGTGGCCCAGGCGCTGACCTACGTGGAGGCGCTGCGGGGAGCACAGCCGCCTCTCGTGAACTGCCTCGTCGGGAAGCTGCCCCAGGACGCCGACCCGCAGGAGGCCCGGGGCACCCTGGTCGAGAACATGCGCCATGCCGCGTCCGCCCTCGCCGGGGTGGGCGTCACCCTCCTGATCGAACCGATCAATCCGCACGACATCCCCGGCTTCTTCCTGCGCACGCCCGACCAGGCGGCGGGGCTGATCGCGGAAGTCGGAGCCGCTAACCTGCGCATCCAGTACGACCTCTACCACCAGCAACGCACGGAAGGGCAACTGCTCGACACCTTCCGCCGCCTGCAAGGGCAGATCGCGCACGTGCAGCTCGCCGACGTGCCGGGCCGCCACCAGCCGGGCACCGGGGAGATCAACTACCCCTTCGTGCTCGCGGCGCTGGACCGTGCCGGGTACGGCGGCTACGTGGGACTGGAGTACATCCCCGAGGGGGACACGGTGGGTTCGCTGGCCTGGATGAACACGCTCAGGGAAGGAGTGACGGCATGA
- the gcl gene encoding glyoxylate carboligase produces the protein MPKMRAAEAAVHVLRLEGVDTAFGVPGAAINPLYAALRKLGGINHILARHVEGASHMADGYTRAKAGNIGVCIGTSGPAGTDMITGLYAAIADSMPILCITGQAPRARLYKEDFQAVDIESIAGPVTKWAVTVREPALVPRVFQQAFHVMRSGRPGPVHIDLPFDVMMAEIEFDPETYSPLPVYKPGATRAQIEKAMEMLNASERPLIVSGGGVINADASDLLQTFAELTGVPVIPTLMGWGTIPDDHPLMAGMVGLQTSHRYGNATMLASDFVLGIGNRWANRHTGSVEVYTEGRKFVHVDIEPTQIGRVFGPDYGIVSDAKAALELFVQVAREWRAAGKLGDRGEWAESCQERKRTMLRKTHYDNVPIKPQRVYEEMNRAFDRDSVYVTTIGLSQIAGGQFLHVYKPRHWINAGQAGPLGWTVPAALGVAAARPDAEVVALSGDYDFQFMIEELAVGAQFNLPFLQVLVNNSYLGLIRQSQRGFDMDYQVQLAFDNINSPETQGYGVDHLKVAEGLGCKALRVTQPDEILPAFEKARDLMREFRVPVVVEVILERVTNISMGTEINAVTEFEELADDARQDAPTAIAMLD, from the coding sequence ATGCCCAAGATGAGAGCCGCCGAGGCTGCCGTCCATGTGCTGCGCCTGGAAGGGGTGGACACCGCCTTCGGGGTGCCGGGAGCCGCCATCAACCCCCTGTACGCCGCGCTGCGCAAGCTCGGCGGGATCAACCACATCCTCGCCCGCCATGTGGAAGGGGCTTCGCACATGGCCGACGGCTACACCCGCGCCAAGGCCGGGAACATCGGCGTCTGCATCGGCACCAGCGGCCCCGCCGGGACCGACATGATTACCGGCCTGTACGCGGCCATCGCCGACTCCATGCCGATCCTGTGCATCACCGGGCAGGCCCCGCGCGCCCGGCTGTACAAGGAAGATTTCCAGGCGGTGGACATCGAGAGCATCGCGGGGCCGGTGACGAAGTGGGCGGTCACAGTGCGCGAACCCGCCCTCGTTCCCCGCGTCTTCCAGCAGGCCTTCCACGTGATGCGCTCGGGGCGGCCCGGCCCGGTCCACATCGACCTCCCCTTCGACGTGATGATGGCCGAGATCGAGTTCGACCCCGAGACGTACTCGCCCCTGCCCGTGTACAAGCCCGGGGCGACGCGCGCCCAGATCGAAAAGGCGATGGAGATGCTCAACGCCTCCGAGCGCCCGTTGATCGTGTCGGGCGGCGGGGTCATCAACGCGGACGCCTCGGACCTTCTCCAGACCTTCGCGGAACTCACCGGCGTGCCCGTCATTCCCACCCTGATGGGCTGGGGCACCATCCCCGACGACCACCCGCTGATGGCCGGGATGGTGGGCCTCCAGACCTCGCACCGCTACGGCAACGCGACGATGCTGGCCTCGGACTTCGTGTTGGGCATCGGCAACCGCTGGGCCAACCGCCACACCGGCTCGGTGGAGGTCTACACCGAGGGCCGCAAATTCGTCCACGTGGACATCGAACCCACCCAGATCGGGCGCGTCTTCGGCCCCGACTACGGCATCGTCAGCGACGCGAAGGCCGCGCTGGAACTGTTCGTGCAGGTGGCCCGGGAATGGCGCGCGGCAGGCAAGCTTGGAGACCGGGGCGAGTGGGCCGAGTCCTGCCAGGAGCGCAAGCGGACGATGCTGCGCAAGACGCACTACGACAACGTGCCCATCAAGCCCCAGCGCGTGTACGAGGAGATGAACCGGGCCTTCGACCGCGACTCCGTGTACGTGACCACCATCGGGCTGTCGCAGATCGCGGGCGGGCAGTTCCTGCACGTGTACAAGCCGCGCCACTGGATCAACGCCGGGCAGGCCGGGCCGCTGGGCTGGACGGTGCCCGCCGCGCTGGGCGTGGCCGCCGCCCGTCCCGACGCCGAGGTCGTGGCCTTGTCGGGCGACTACGACTTCCAGTTCATGATCGAGGAGCTGGCGGTGGGCGCGCAGTTCAACCTGCCCTTCCTCCAGGTGCTCGTGAACAACTCCTACCTGGGGCTGATCCGCCAGTCGCAGCGCGGCTTCGACATGGACTATCAGGTGCAGCTCGCCTTCGACAACATCAATTCGCCCGAGACCCAGGGCTACGGGGTGGACCACCTCAAGGTCGCCGAGGGGTTGGGCTGCAAGGCGTTGCGGGTGACCCAGCCGGACGAAATCCTGCCCGCCTTCGAGAAGGCCCGCGACCTGATGCGCGAGTTCCGGGTGCCGGTCGTGGTCGAAGTGATCTTGGAACGCGTGACGAACATCAGCATGGGCACCGAGATCAACGCGGTCACCGAGTTCGAGGAACTGGCCGACGATGCCCGGCAGGACGCGCCGACCGCCATCGCGATGCTCGATTGA
- the aceB gene encoding malate synthase A, which translates to MTTTLSLPDGLTITAPIQESHAEVLTPEALAFVAGLHRRFDARRRELLAARDERQARLDAGELPDFLPETADVRAGDWKISPLPADLHDRRVEITGPVDRKMVINALNSGARMFMADFEDASSPVWENMVDGQLNLRDAVRGTISLDQGGKSYRLKDKPATLLVRPRGLHLPEKHVTVDGETMSGSLFDFGLYAFHNAQERLSRGTGTYFYIPKLESHLEARWWNDVFTHAEDTLGVPRGTVRATVLIETILAAFEMDEILYELREHSAGLNSGRWDYIFSYIKKFRNRGDKILPDRAQVTMAVPMMANYSKLAIQTCHKRGAPAIGGMSAFIPVKNDPAANDRAFEQVRADKEREATNGHDGTWVAHPGMVDLATEVFDRLMPAPNQIESGKQADLRVTAADLLTPPDGTVTEGGVRTNISVGIQYLAAWLQGRGAVPIHNLMEDAATAEISRAQLWQWLHHGVRLEDGRTLTPELLDTLFGEELGKLGPDLAEAGRLFGDVATRSPLADFLTLPAYEQLA; encoded by the coding sequence GTGACCACGACCCTCTCCCTTCCCGACGGCCTGACGATCACCGCCCCCATTCAGGAGTCCCACGCCGAGGTGCTGACCCCCGAGGCGCTGGCGTTCGTGGCCGGGCTGCACCGCCGCTTCGACGCCCGCCGCCGTGAACTGCTCGCCGCCCGCGACGAGCGCCAGGCCCGGCTGGACGCGGGCGAGCTGCCCGACTTCCTGCCCGAGACGGCGGACGTCCGCGCCGGGGACTGGAAGATCAGCCCCCTCCCCGCCGACCTGCACGACCGCCGGGTGGAGATCACGGGGCCGGTGGACCGCAAGATGGTGATCAATGCCCTGAACAGCGGCGCCCGCATGTTCATGGCCGACTTCGAGGACGCCAGCAGCCCGGTCTGGGAAAACATGGTGGACGGCCAGCTCAACCTGCGCGACGCCGTGCGCGGCACCATCTCGCTCGACCAGGGCGGCAAGAGCTACCGCCTCAAGGACAAGCCCGCCACGCTCCTCGTCCGCCCGCGCGGCCTGCACCTGCCCGAAAAGCACGTCACGGTCGACGGCGAGACGATGAGCGGCAGCCTCTTCGACTTCGGCCTGTACGCCTTTCACAACGCGCAGGAGCGGCTGAGCCGGGGCACGGGCACCTACTTCTACATCCCCAAGCTCGAATCGCACCTCGAAGCGCGGTGGTGGAACGACGTGTTCACCCACGCGGAAGACACCCTGGGCGTGCCGCGCGGCACGGTTCGCGCCACGGTCCTGATCGAGACGATCCTCGCCGCCTTCGAGATGGACGAGATCCTGTACGAACTGCGTGAGCACTCGGCGGGGCTGAACTCGGGGCGCTGGGACTACATCTTCTCGTACATCAAGAAGTTCAGGAACAGAGGCGACAAGATTTTGCCCGACCGCGCCCAGGTCACGATGGCGGTGCCCATGATGGCGAACTACTCCAAACTCGCCATCCAGACCTGCCACAAACGCGGCGCCCCGGCTATCGGGGGCATGAGCGCCTTTATCCCGGTCAAGAACGACCCGGCGGCCAACGACCGCGCCTTCGAACAGGTCCGCGCCGACAAGGAACGCGAGGCGACCAACGGGCACGACGGCACCTGGGTTGCCCACCCCGGCATGGTGGACCTCGCCACCGAGGTCTTCGACCGCCTGATGCCTGCTCCGAACCAGATCGAGTCGGGCAAGCAGGCGGACCTCCGGGTCACCGCCGCCGACCTCCTCACCCCCCCGGACGGCACGGTCACCGAGGGCGGCGTGCGGACGAACATCAGCGTGGGCATCCAGTACCTCGCCGCGTGGCTCCAGGGCCGGGGCGCGGTGCCCATCCACAACCTGATGGAGGACGCCGCCACCGCCGAGATTTCCCGCGCGCAACTGTGGCAGTGGCTGCACCACGGGGTGCGGCTGGAGGACGGGCGGACGCTGACCCCGGAGCTGCTGGACACCCTCTTCGGGGAGGAGCTGGGCAAGCTCGGCCCGGATCTCGCCGAGGCGGGACGGCTGTTCGGGGACGTGGCGACCCGCTCGCCGCTCGCCGACTTCCTGACCTTGCCCGCCTACGAGCAGCTCGCGTGA
- a CDS encoding glycerate kinase, translating to MQAPERTLPHGGVRALLESSYRAALEAVAPARLLAPHLTGPRPDFVLAFGKAALPMLRAALEAYPGVPGLAVPPQGTPDLSAPEGAEVLPGSHPVPDGHSARAAEQALARVRALPGGARLLVLVSGGGSALLSAPWGVTLTQKQALTRDLLRAGATIDEINAVRKHLSGVKGGRLAQATRAQVRALLISDVIGDDPSVIASGPTVPDPTTFADALAVLDRYGIGADEARAHLTAGTRGDLPETPKPGELPHVENVIIGSNRVLLEAAQAFLEGQGVRAAILGDTFAGEARDLAGFHASLVHSIRTHGTPFQGPLVLLSGGEATVTVRGNGRGGRNQEFALWLLQELGERGVFALSAGSDGIDGHSDAAGAFLTPDSLPRARSVGLDPRDFLARNDSGSFFAALGDALVTGPSGHNLNDYRALLVE from the coding sequence GTGCAGGCCCCCGAACGGACGTTGCCCCACGGTGGCGTGCGGGCCCTGCTGGAAAGCAGCTACCGGGCGGCCCTGGAGGCGGTGGCCCCCGCCCGCCTGCTGGCCCCTCACCTGACTGGACCCCGGCCCGACTTCGTGCTCGCGTTCGGCAAGGCCGCGCTTCCCATGTTGCGCGCCGCCCTGGAGGCGTACCCGGGTGTGCCGGGTCTGGCCGTGCCGCCGCAGGGAACGCCCGACCTCAGCGCGCCGGAGGGGGCGGAGGTGCTGCCCGGCAGCCACCCGGTTCCCGACGGGCACAGCGCGCGCGCCGCCGAGCAGGCCCTCGCCCGCGTCCGCGCCCTGCCGGGGGGAGCGCGCCTGCTCGTCCTCGTCTCCGGGGGTGGCAGCGCCCTGCTGAGCGCGCCGTGGGGCGTCACCCTGACGCAGAAACAGGCCCTCACCCGGGACCTGCTGCGCGCCGGGGCCACCATCGACGAGATCAACGCCGTCCGCAAGCACCTCTCGGGGGTCAAGGGCGGGCGGCTGGCGCAGGCGACCCGGGCACAGGTCCGCGCCCTGCTGATCTCCGACGTGATCGGCGACGATCCCTCGGTGATCGCCAGCGGCCCGACCGTGCCGGACCCCACCACCTTCGCGGACGCGCTGGCGGTGCTCGACCGTTACGGCATCGGGGCGGACGAAGCCCGCGCGCACCTCACGGCGGGGACTCGGGGCGACCTCCCCGAGACGCCCAAACCCGGCGAGCTGCCGCACGTCGAGAACGTCATCATCGGCTCGAACCGCGTGCTGCTGGAGGCGGCTCAGGCGTTCCTAGAGGGCCAGGGCGTGCGGGCCGCGATCCTCGGGGACACCTTCGCGGGAGAGGCGCGTGACCTGGCGGGCTTCCACGCCTCGCTGGTGCACAGCATCCGCACCCACGGCACGCCCTTTCAGGGACCGCTGGTGCTGCTCTCCGGCGGTGAGGCGACGGTGACGGTACGCGGGAACGGGCGCGGCGGGCGCAACCAGGAGTTCGCGCTTTGGCTGCTTCAGGAGCTGGGCGAGCGCGGCGTCTTCGCCCTCTCCGCCGGTTCGGACGGCATCGACGGCCACAGCGACGCGGCGGGGGCCTTTCTGACGCCCGACTCGCTGCCACGTGCCCGGTCGGTGGGCCTCGACCCCCGCGATTTCCTCGCCCGCAACGACTCCGGCAGCTTCTTCGCCGCGCTGGGCGACGCCCTGGTCACCGGCCCCAGCGGGCACAACCTCAACGACTACCGCGCCCTCCTCGTGGAGTAG
- a CDS encoding MarR family winged helix-turn-helix transcriptional regulator gives MKPPLTPDFLNRIRDDWEQVRPDLDPGPMLAVVLLERLNAALGRQIGRTYLPSGINAAGWDLLLTLYRSAPPEGLTPTGLSDLAAITGPSVTNRIQRLVGKNLVERRGGEDDRRSVRIRLTREGRALVERLLPQHLAATAQVLSVLSLEETQMLRHLAARVLAGLEVQELDQEDGQAPG, from the coding sequence ATGAAGCCTCCCCTCACGCCCGACTTCCTGAACCGCATCCGGGACGACTGGGAACAGGTCCGGCCCGACCTCGACCCGGGGCCGATGCTGGCGGTGGTGCTGCTGGAGCGCCTGAACGCCGCCCTGGGTCGGCAGATCGGGCGCACCTATCTTCCGAGCGGCATCAACGCCGCCGGGTGGGACCTGCTGCTGACGCTGTACCGCTCGGCCCCCCCGGAGGGCCTGACGCCCACCGGACTCAGCGACCTCGCCGCGATCACCGGGCCGTCCGTGACCAACCGCATCCAGCGCCTGGTGGGCAAGAACCTGGTGGAGCGCCGGGGCGGCGAGGACGACCGCCGCTCGGTCCGTATCCGGCTCACCCGGGAGGGCCGCGCCCTGGTGGAACGGCTGCTGCCCCAGCATCTCGCCGCCACGGCCCAGGTGCTGTCCGTCCTCAGCCTGGAAGAGACGCAAATGCTCCGGCACCTCGCCGCCCGGGTGCTCGCGGGCCTGGAAGTGCAGGAGCTGGACCAGGAAGACGGGCAGGCGCCCGGCTGA